The following is a genomic window from Zerene cesonia ecotype Mississippi chromosome 25, Zerene_cesonia_1.1, whole genome shotgun sequence.
GCTGCGTCTGCGCCGCCCGCTAAGCCTTCACCTCAACCCAACAGGTACATTCGTagggattttatattttcttgcgccttaaatgtttctaaactcgattatgtaattaattgtggaatatgtattaatatatttgtaaaatatgatatcTAATAGAATGGATGTATCAATTGATATATAAGGTCATATTATCAATTCTAAATTGAGCTAAGAAACGGTTCTATGACGTACAAAGTCGACACTTAACACGGCGGCTATATGCGACATTCGCATGTTTTAAATTgcttacaaaacaatttttgttcacatcttttattgtaatatttataaacatgttgACATGACAAATAAGAATTCCAAATTCCAAATTTcaaaaacccaaaaaaaaaaaatatccgtCTACCCTCGCTTCCGGTCGCGCAGCCGCAGCTCGTCGGAGTCGCTGCGCGGACACCACGGCGAGCGCGCGCGCGACGCGGACGTGCCCGCCAAGAAAGGTAAAGGTAATTCGATACGACGttcgtttgtttttcttttttttcataaattttttagtttatttacttataatatatttacctacctaaccatatataatagttgcatatattatttataagggCAATAAAGTGCgaacatactttatttattactttattatatatttttttggatgTGATTCTTTTTAGTAACCAATGTTACTAGTAATCAATATACTTTCATATGATGCATTTCATGAGAtgcttttatgttaaaaaaaaataataataagattaacttattttttttcttgattgTCTTGATATGAGATGTAAACAATAGAGTAGTAAGGTTAAAAAGATCTTTTTTTATGCGTTCGCAGCTTCATCGTCGAGCAGCAACAGCCAAGGCGGCAGCAGCAGCAGCAAGCAACACCAGGTGAGATACATCAATTATGTTTCACACAGCCGGAGGCCCCAGAATAGCttgttaaaatactttaattataaaaattacaaactacGTCTTGCTCGATAcaagggcgaagccggggcgaacagctagttgataaaatattaataagtgtaTGTTATCGAACAGCAGCTGGCAGCGGCGGCCGCGGCGCAGATGGCGTTCGAACAGCACAGCGCTGCCGCCATGCAGGCCTTGCAGCATCAGCTGTTGAGAGGTATGGAATTGATTTGACGTGTTTTAAACCGATCTCAAAAATAGGAACCTCCTTTGAAACTTtgcatgaaaattaatattatagtaaaaagaGCGTGTTTTGGACATTAAAATTACAGAAAATCACCCGAACTTTTaagaaaatgaaaagaataaaaaactaatatcttggttatttgaattttacacATAAACTTTGAGGTTATGTCAAAAAACTGCTGTAAGAAAGGTAGAAACGTGTTGCGTGTCGTCGTGATCGAAACAACTTAAACAACCTCTAAGGCGCGTACCgacacttaattttttttttaaattgggaCTATGGGCTGCGTATACAATACACTCTTAgttgataatgataattaaataatgataatcgCATACACTCCGAGCGCCTTGGATACTAATGCAGACTAACTTAGTGAATAAAGATAGTCCTGTAAAGCGCTGAAGCAAGGTGTACGGCTAGTCCTCACAgtgacaaaaataacaaaaataaaatatatctactttTATTACACAACTGGACATCGAGTGAGTGATTTCCGTCAGTTTAAACTCTGATCCACCAGTAATCctgtatttgtatgaaatcggtctagttataatataacatttgcaGGTCTGAGTGGCGCAGGCGGCGTGGGCGGTGTGGGCGGCGTGGGTGGCGGCGGCGGCGTGTCGCCCGCGGCCGCGGCCGCCGCCATGATGCAGTTCTCGCCGCTGCTCTACACCTACCAGCTCGCCATGGCGCAGGCCAGCGCGCTCAAGCGATGTGAGACCCGCTCTACGCTCTACATGCACGCGACTGTTGCACTCTACCCGACTTTCCGTGCTCTACAATAATGCTCTATGAAAACATTGCATAGCAATGCTACACACTATGTAAAACTGTTACAGACTTAGCAATGATGGAGCAAACTACGCGAGACAATTGCATGCTTATAATACAAGGATCGAATAATACTACAGGCACTGTTGAATTCTGcccataatataatttgcaaCAACACAGTATGCTATACTATGACCCAAATAATAACTACTAAATTATTACTTGATCTACACATTGTTATAAATCCCCCAATAGTtacctttttatttcataattagttgtttatttaaatatgtatccattcacgcaataaaaaaataaaaaaaattatatataaacaaaataaatagataatgaataaacattaaaataacatatgtaCAAATTGCAGCTGGCAAGGGCAACAGCAGCAGCGCGGCGATGGCGGCGGAGATGCAGCGCGTGGCGGACGCGCAGCGGCAGTACCTGCTCGACATGATACCGGGCCAGCACGCGCGCAACCCCTGGACCAAGAACTGAGCGCCACGCTACGGGTGCGTACAGCTGTTGTGGATAGAGTGGTAGAGTGGTAGAGCTGTGGTGCTGGGTAGAGTAGTAGAGATTGACCTCATTATGAGCGCCGCACTACGGGTGCGTACAGTTGTGGCTAGAGGTGTAGAGCTGTACAGCATTGTGGGTAGAGTAGAAGAGATTGACATAAATCTGAGCCCCATGTTATGGGTGCATACAGTTGTGACTAGAGCGGTAGAGTTGTAAAGTATGTTGGGTAGAGTTATGGTTGGAGTTGTAAAGCACTTTGAGGAGATTGGTAAAATTGTAGAGTGGGGGGAGTTTACATCGcgaaatacagaaaaataaatcacctTGTTGGGTAATTAATGTTAGCTTATTGCAtatttgaaagtaaataaacCACACCACCATAATAAACtaaccaataaaaattattattacagactttcgtttaaaattataatgtttgaaattGCAATGCCATAATATGCATTTTTGTCTTTCCACAGATCCATCGAATCTTCGTTAAGCATTTGAGTAGAATTCgatcttttattttacaataagcTAGATAGTTATCGCTTAGATAAGCGTAGATTAGACATTAAGCAATGTGTTGTGGGTGCGGGGAGATATATAAGGGTTAAGCGTAGTCTACACGAGGATAggtttaatgatttaaaaaaaatatgataaataatcatttttaatgtatgcAATTAAATGTACCAGCTTTGCCGGAGATCTTGTTCGCGTGGGAGTCTATGAAATGCGTTTTTTCTCgcgtattatgtaatttttttcgtttttgctCCACTCGTATCGGTCGTAGCGTAATgtttatatagcttatagccttcAACACGCACCAATGGTTCtcgagattagcgcgttcaatcaaacaatttcttcaattaaataattgtgacCTGTGTGTTTGTCAAACTGTTAATTTTGAGTCAAATAGGATTGTTTTAGGTGCACCCatgaatttattgattttcttattttcaaaggaaaggaaaatattaaattaaccttCAGTtgtaaaaaagcatttaaattgaattttatgttctatttataaactaacatttttaaacactaTCAAAAGTAAGATTAATTAGATGCTtacgtgtattttattatttttaaagatcgcattgttaattttaaatatacggcgtagatttataattctaaaaaaaaaatctgataaaGTAATgctaatacaaaattaaatgtaatgtgAAAGGAATGAGCtaacacttttaaatatattttgtattatataaagctcGTGTAGATTTCGCTAAAGATCGTTTGTGCTACAAACACCATCGCTGGCACAAGTCAAATACGTAATTAAAGGAAATAGATAAGAATGATCACAGACATTGACGGCGCGAAGAATGTACTTTGTCATTTTTTATgtggattttaaataaataattacatgcaatgtgtattgttttattactttacaatatgataaaagtgtaaaatatttgcttatatGATGAGAATGGAATGCTTCGATTATTCCTTTAGCATGATGGCGGACGAAACCAGATcctgaaaaagaaaatgggTATAATACTGAtttactgaaaataatattattagaatttcaACTGTCTCCAGAAATTTAATATCTTGTTAGGTTTAGCCGTGAACTTAAGTATTATTGAAAGACGGGAAAATGAGTGTTGCCATGTAAAatgtagattaaataaaaaacaacacgcagaaatgaaaaataaacacctTGTGAGCTTCTAAATAGGCATGATCAGCTTTAGCGGCCAAAATCTGTATAGCGTCTACGATGACATCGGCGgcttttttcacatttttcgCAAATGCTTCAAGAACGTCGCTCACGCATAcctgaaataataaacatttatatatttgctgcttaagaaaaaatgtaattagtgATTCGACTATTTCAAGATGTTAATACTTAATTGCTTATTGTATACAACAATGAACTAAAGCCTGATAGCTTctgactttaaattaaatgtacctaataaaattttttaaagactttaaaaacaggaataaagataaaagtaCCGATTTCTCATTTTCTCTCCAGCAGTCGTAATCAGTGACGAGTGCTACAGCTGCATAGCTCAGTCCCGCTTCCTTCGCTAACACTACCTGTAATGTGAATGCAATTAATGaattctgtttaaaaaaagacCAGTTGAAAATAACGAgtcttatgttttttaaacatatttttcatactcctGAAATCCagtgatacattttttttattctgtcaCTTATTCTAATGCCATTAGGGCATCTTTTCAGTTCGTAATTGTTCGGTAatccatttatatattatatatattttttgttatacgaGAACATAATCATTTTTGTATTCAGCTCACTTCTGGCACTGTAGTCATATTAACGAGATGACCGCCCCATTGGCGATGCATTAGGCTTTCTGCTCGACTGGAAAACCTGAAAAGtcaattataactattttatctGTGTATCAAAGTTTTATGTCAGTATCAGTTAAAGatgtttatgattatatttccAGGGTATCGATTGCAAAACAATTGCAATGGGTCTAATATAAGTTAAGATGCATTACGTGACCGAATGTGTAAATCaagtaattaatacatttagtcacattaataataattaaaggcAAATGGCAGCACATCCAGTAGAATGTTGGCGACCCttctttttgttattacaggatgtttttgttgtatatgcaaataaaatagtgCGAATCAAGCCGTCGAGCACTTCACACaggacaaataaaatacatgcaatatttttatttagcatCCACACAATTAGCCTCACCTAGGTCCCTGTATAGTAACAACAGTGCCGCTATGATGGCAAGCGTAGCCCCTAGACGTCGCCGCGTGTGACAGCGCGTCGCGAGCCGACGCACAGAACGCGGGGAACATTGGCAAATGACAGACACCCTTTGGACCCCCCTCCGTGCGGTCGTAGAATGTGCATTTGCGACCCCATGtcctgtaattattttttaagatatgcGCCCCGGTTAGGGTTTTAGATTATGTAACAGATGATAACATTCGTATTAATCAACATTTACAAATGCTTTGTAATAAACAATGTAGAACTTTATGTAAAGAATACATAgttttataagcaatatagTTAATTAGAAAACCTTTAAACAACATAGGAATTTCAGTACCACACAAACATGTATACACATCAAGCTAAATCTACCTTACCTATCAATAAAATCGTCAATAATAACCAGACTTCCCGGTTCGTAGTTCTCGACGAGGCTCCCCGTGGCCGTGGTGGCGATCACGTGCGTGCACCCCACTTCCTTTAGCGCCCATATGTTCGCACGGTAATTGACGTCACTGTATacgaaattacatttaattatttagcttGTTTTCGTACTACGAGTCAATGCTTAGAATTCAATCGATTGTGTAGTAATTACCTCTCTTCAAAAAACAGGTAAACTCCAGAAATATTGCATGTTGGAAACTTCGATCATTAATAACACAATCAGGGACAGAGTCCACAAGTGCTGCTTTCCAAACAGTTCAATCATGGGCATACCGTTCAAGTTCtctttttgagtttgaataatatttttattatatatctacctACCTAGTTgtttttaagtgttttaatCATTGAATGTTGGAACTTTGACGTGAAAGAATGTTTTCTACTTTTTTATTCAGTGCTAGGTAGTCTATGTATAACACATAAGGTGTACGTTCACGGTCAATCCATTTGGAGATACGATAAATGATTTATGTTAGATTGAGTGAgaggaaattaaatttttacaacagTGAACAAGGACATTCACATTCACGATCAATTGTAGGCGTGGCCCGCGCCATTTGATGCGATGCATTTAACGTGACTGTGTATTATTACTACTACTCTTTGGTGACTGTCTACCTTTAGAATTTAAAGATCAGAAGTAAGACTAAATTCAACTCACACATATCTACTAAGTGAGTTGCGTAAAAATTTACAAGACAAAACATTATCATACTtcttattttatgtgaaaatggTAATCACATACTTAATCATTTTCTTTACTTGATGATATAGcgctcaatttattttctcattagGTATACTTTCTTACCTGGGCTGGTACTGATGTTTTCTGCCATGTCGTGCGAGTATGACACAGGGCACGCCTTTAATAAAACCTTCAAGCAGAACATCAGACGGATTCCCGAACGGAGTGGTAACGGCGCGTTCCACGGGGTTCTCGAATAATCCTGGCTCATCGAAACCGGATCCTCCAATAATACcgatctaaaataatatttccctTTGTATGGTATGAAGGCTCAAGGCACTCTAAACTTCTAACATCCGCTGTTAGTCAAACTTGTTACGTTACGTAAGCTGGCTCGATAATCCAATTTGAGTTATTTCTAGTAGTCTTATCCGTTTTCGATAGATTCCTACAAGGGATGGGTACACATTGTGACCAGCTTCAGTACTTAAATTTCTTGCCCTACGAGATATAAACCCCAGTAAATTCATGTTATTaccttattacataaattatatgggACCTtgatcttttaaataaaactcctATATAGGCTAGATGATATTCAAACGAAAAAttcgtttatataaacaatctcTTTGTCTGAAGTGTgactataatattgtttacacAGATAATGGGGTCTCAAgttacacaatttttattataattattatttttagctgGAATATGaccataaacaaaaatgaaagacaaagataaagaataattataataatttattctaaaagcTAACATACAACAAATGCAgtatatataacaacaatttgTACTATATTTAATAGTGTTGACTATTTCTCAAGTCCTTGTTGGAATTTAACCTCTTTTGTTTGTTCGTGGGCCTTTTGTAAGCTTTGTGCAATCTCAAAATATCTTTTTGATTCTTCTAAATTCTTTTCAACCCCATCAccctttttatacattaagcTGACATTAGCGCAGGCATACACATGACCAAGCTCACATCCCCTCTTTGCGAATGAAAAGGCCTGTTTCATGTCTGGACGGAGCAAATAGTCTAGAGTTTTGTTCTTTTCAGGGTTGTGAGGGTTGAATTGTTTTGGGTTTCTCGGTACTCCGCTGAGGTACATCCCTGCTAGATAGTGGCAAGCCATAGCTTCGTTGCTATCACAAGCTTTTTTCAAGTAGTTGTAACCTGTAcacaaagataataaattatatctggTGTTGTGAACCTTTTTATCAAAACCAATGCCATGTTTTAACTGCATTTTCTTACAATATTACAgagtatgtattaatatttttaataatttatgctaTTTCCACATGCAAAGGTTCTTAACatgatatttaacatatttcaatataaaataatattaggttTGCAAGTCTTGTATCTTACCTTTAGGCACATCTTTTGGAGCTGTGGCGTCGGGGCCAGTCGCAGTGAGTAGCAAGCCAGCATGTAAGCAAGAAGTCGGATCATTTAATTCACAACCTTTTTCAAAAAACTTTAAAGCTTCCTCTGGTTCACTTTTATTCCCGCCTTtaccaattaatttataatttccgtACTTAAGGCAAGATTTTCCATAGTTATAGTCTAAACAGTTGCTTTTAAATACTGCAGCCGCTTTCGTGAAGTCTTTTTTAATTGCTTCTAAATAATCACCCAATAGGTGACACACTTCTGGCTTCTTTTCTTTGAAGCAACCGAATCTATATTCAACGCCAAGGTTCTCTACAAATTCCTTGACCTCTTcctctttttttaagtcataagCCATTATTGTatcgtaattttataataatattaggcAATCGGCAGCACGACCGCGAGAGGTTAGATAATACTTTGAAATATGTCAAAATGATAACCCTTATCAATCCGTAAACACTACCGTTGagcaacttttttattaaataaagaaattaaattattgtaagccctttaaacgaaattaaatgactttaaaaataaacagaataatttatattttcccgtacattacatttatattgaattaccTTAATTTTAGTTGTATCTCCCATTATAAAATCGAAGTGATTTATAGcactgtaataaataagttgtaGAAATAAGCAAAGAAAATAAGTTTGTTCTTTGAACAAATGTAGttggaatatttaataattgtatctttatttgaattgtgCACTATGAAGTTGTGTTAATTCaacactaaataataatttgttatttgatagGTAGGTAATT
Proteins encoded in this region:
- the LOC119836685 gene encoding S-methyl-5'-thioadenosine phosphorylase translates to MGDTTKIKIGIIGGSGFDEPGLFENPVERAVTTPFGNPSDVLLEGFIKGVPCVILARHGRKHQYQPSDVNYRANIWALKEVGCTHVIATTATGSLVENYEPGSLVIIDDFIDRTWGRKCTFYDRTEGGPKGVCHLPMFPAFCASARDALSHAATSRGYACHHSGTVVTIQGPRFSSRAESLMHRQWGGHLVNMTTVPEVVLAKEAGLSYAAVALVTDYDCWRENEKSVCVSDVLEAFAKNVKKAADVIVDAIQILAAKADHAYLEAHKDLVSSAIMLKE
- the LOC119836686 gene encoding cytochrome c oxidase assembly factor 7 homolog — encoded protein: MAYDLKKEEEVKEFVENLGVEYRFGCFKEKKPEVCHLLGDYLEAIKKDFTKAAAVFKSNCLDYNYGKSCLKYGNYKLIGKGGNKSEPEEALKFFEKGCELNDPTSCLHAGLLLTATGPDATAPKDVPKGYNYLKKACDSNEAMACHYLAGMYLSGVPRNPKQFNPHNPEKNKTLDYLLRPDMKQAFSFAKRGCELGHVYACANVSLMYKKGDGVEKNLEESKRYFEIAQSLQKAHEQTKEVKFQQGLEK